One window of uncultured Erythrobacter sp. genomic DNA carries:
- a CDS encoding nuclear transport factor 2 family protein produces MQYEPNLSRAELIDFALNKYFARVDAKDMEGALACFHDTALFCVQTAFTRHAGKAEIRRMFEDFFGAYETIIHRDFTCTVDEANGRITASFTAELHDAAGQVTLLENTNFWRLRPGPEGPKFQEVYVYMSGANVLV; encoded by the coding sequence ATGCAGTACGAGCCCAATCTGTCGCGCGCCGAGCTGATCGACTTTGCGCTGAACAAATACTTCGCCCGCGTCGATGCCAAGGACATGGAGGGCGCGCTGGCCTGTTTCCATGACACTGCGCTGTTCTGCGTCCAGACCGCCTTTACGCGGCACGCCGGCAAGGCCGAAATCCGGCGGATGTTCGAAGATTTCTTCGGCGCTTACGAAACCATCATCCACCGCGATTTCACCTGCACTGTGGACGAGGCCAATGGCCGGATAACGGCGAGCTTCACTGCCGAGCTGCATGATGCAGCCGGGCAAGTGACGCTGCTCGAAAACACCAATTTCTGGCGGCTTCGTCCCGGCCCGGAAGGCCCGAAGTTTCAGGAAGTCTATGTCTACATGAGCGGGGCCAACGTCCTCGTTTGA
- a CDS encoding CopG family ribbon-helix-helix protein — MSSPEPSRLARLSMSLPAELFRQLDMMVEERGLPSRSQLIAELIRHALAEHEALTRPDETLAGTVTIVYAGGGGRVRQQLAETQVDYLKEVISSQHVFLEEDQSLEVLLVQGPAVRLKQLCDALRAIRGVQQLQLVTTTALLPPLHEQDFPPARQEAAE, encoded by the coding sequence ATGAGCTCCCCCGAACCCTCCCGCCTCGCGCGCCTCAGCATGAGCCTGCCGGCGGAACTGTTCCGTCAGCTCGACATGATGGTCGAGGAACGCGGACTGCCCTCGCGCTCGCAGCTGATCGCCGAATTGATCCGCCACGCGCTGGCCGAGCATGAGGCGCTGACCCGACCGGACGAGACGCTCGCGGGGACTGTCACCATTGTCTATGCTGGAGGCGGTGGCAGGGTTCGTCAGCAACTGGCTGAAACGCAAGTGGATTACCTCAAGGAGGTGATTTCCTCGCAGCACGTGTTCCTTGAAGAGGACCAGTCGCTCGAAGTGCTGCTGGTGCAGGGGCCTGCGGTGCGGCTGAAGCAGCTGTGCGATGCCTTGCGCGCGATCCGGGGCGTGCAGCAATTGCAGCTCGTCACCACCACCGCGCTGCTGCCGCCGCTGCATGAACAGGACTTTCCGCCTGCGCGGCAGGAGGCTGCCGAATGA
- a CDS encoding YncE family protein translates to MRNSAARPLALALAASLAVAACAAEESEPPTEMVGPAPDLTETALKVPGFADFLAVDGDTVWVTNDGRVEQWSPAGKLASTPVPRPCGTMAIAAGSLWVANCEDGELWRINLKTAAVEAKIATGLANPKGETNVIAGAGSVWVPSDPDGKLARIDPATNAIVATVTVTPETWYLAYGFDAVWAVSNEGKVLERVDPATNAVTGSAALGDTPGFLAAGEGAVWVQEQGDGTVAKVDPTSLKIAGRTKVGDNLKWGDIDANGGAVWLRTTDEQTMVVIDPVTLKIRARMGDAVGSGALRWTPKGVWTSAHDNQTLSWWSAPAAPATATATPAP, encoded by the coding sequence ATGCGCAATTCCGCTGCCCGCCCGCTTGCTCTCGCCCTTGCCGCCAGCCTTGCTGTCGCGGCGTGTGCGGCTGAGGAAAGCGAACCTCCCACGGAAATGGTCGGCCCCGCGCCCGACCTCACCGAAACCGCGCTGAAAGTGCCGGGCTTTGCCGATTTCCTCGCGGTGGATGGCGATACGGTGTGGGTCACAAATGACGGACGGGTCGAACAATGGTCGCCTGCGGGCAAGCTCGCCAGCACGCCTGTCCCCCGCCCCTGCGGCACGATGGCAATTGCGGCGGGATCGCTGTGGGTCGCTAATTGCGAGGACGGTGAGCTGTGGCGCATCAACCTGAAGACCGCCGCAGTCGAAGCCAAGATCGCCACCGGCCTCGCCAATCCCAAGGGCGAAACCAATGTGATCGCGGGCGCAGGCTCTGTCTGGGTGCCGAGCGATCCGGACGGCAAGCTGGCGCGGATCGACCCGGCCACCAACGCGATTGTCGCCACCGTCACCGTCACGCCTGAAACCTGGTATCTGGCTTATGGCTTCGATGCGGTCTGGGCGGTGTCGAACGAAGGCAAGGTGCTGGAACGGGTTGATCCGGCTACCAATGCCGTCACCGGATCAGCCGCGCTGGGCGACACACCGGGCTTCCTCGCAGCGGGCGAAGGCGCGGTGTGGGTGCAGGAACAGGGCGATGGCACGGTCGCCAAGGTCGATCCGACCAGCCTCAAAATTGCGGGCCGCACCAAGGTGGGCGATAACCTGAAGTGGGGTGATATCGACGCCAATGGCGGCGCGGTGTGGCTGCGCACCACGGACGAACAGACGATGGTGGTGATCGATCCGGTCACGCTCAAGATCCGCGCGCGGATGGGCGATGCGGTGGGCAGCGGCGCACTGCGCTGGACACCCAAGGGCGTGTGGACATCAGCCCATGACAACCAGACCCTGTCGTGGTGGAGCGCGCCTGCGGCCCCTGCAACGGCAACGGCAACGCCCGCGCCCTGA
- a CDS encoding putative urea ABC transporter substrate-binding protein: MRHLARRAARFLLIALALAVAACSGSEEDASAPRTDFNIGWSIYAGWMPWPYAQQAGIVKKWEDKYGVKITFVQVNDYIESVNQYTAGKLDGVTVANMDALTIPAAGGKDTSAIILGDYSNGNDAVLLKGADGVAGIKGRQVYLAELSVSHYLLARALETSGMKLADVKTVNTSDADIAAAFASPDVTAAVAWNPQVTTMKGVAGTKAVFTSADIPGEILDLMVVDTAVLKANPNLGKALAGIWYETMSLMARQDAEGAAARAAMAKLAGTTPEEFEGQLATTFLYADPKAALMAMASPDLVTTMTRVRDFSFAQGLFGQGARSADAVGMEFPGGTTLGDKAAITLRFDPTYMQLAADGKL, from the coding sequence ATGCGCCACTTGGCCCGCCGCGCGGCCCGCTTCCTGCTTATCGCACTCGCCCTTGCGGTGGCCGCCTGTTCGGGCAGCGAGGAGGACGCATCCGCACCCCGCACCGACTTCAACATCGGCTGGTCGATCTATGCCGGGTGGATGCCCTGGCCCTATGCCCAGCAGGCCGGGATCGTGAAGAAGTGGGAAGACAAGTACGGGGTCAAAATCACCTTCGTGCAGGTCAACGACTACATCGAGAGCGTGAACCAATACACCGCTGGCAAGCTGGACGGCGTGACTGTCGCCAACATGGACGCTTTGACCATCCCGGCGGCGGGCGGCAAGGACACCTCGGCGATTATCCTTGGCGATTATTCCAATGGCAATGATGCGGTTCTGCTGAAAGGCGCGGACGGCGTGGCGGGGATCAAGGGGCGGCAGGTGTATCTGGCCGAACTGTCCGTCTCGCACTACCTGCTCGCCCGCGCGCTGGAGACGTCAGGCATGAAGCTCGCCGACGTGAAGACGGTCAACACCTCCGACGCCGATATCGCCGCCGCCTTTGCCTCGCCCGATGTGACGGCTGCCGTGGCGTGGAACCCGCAGGTGACCACCATGAAGGGTGTCGCAGGCACGAAGGCCGTGTTCACTTCGGCCGATATTCCGGGCGAGATTCTCGATCTGATGGTGGTCGATACGGCGGTGCTGAAGGCCAACCCCAATCTCGGCAAGGCGTTGGCGGGGATCTGGTACGAAACAATGTCGCTGATGGCCCGGCAGGATGCTGAAGGCGCCGCCGCGCGCGCGGCGATGGCGAAGCTGGCGGGGACCACGCCGGAGGAGTTCGAAGGCCAGCTCGCCACCACCTTCCTCTACGCCGATCCCAAGGCCGCGCTGATGGCAATGGCCTCGCCCGATCTGGTCACCACCATGACCCGCGTGCGCGACTTCAGCTTTGCCCAAGGCTTGTTCGGACAGGGCGCCCGTTCGGCTGACGCGGTCGGGATGGAGTTCCCGGGCGGCACAACCTTGGGTGACAAGGCCGCGATCACCTTGCGCTTCGATCCGACCTACATGCAGCTCGCCGCCGACGGGAAGCTCTAA
- a CDS encoding ABC transporter permease subunit: MRWVTAQPGRGRAILLGALPLVVLAFAYIIAAAARHSDNAADKILPLPGAMATAMAALIFEADPLSGQYLFWADTLASLTRLGLGLGIATLSALCVGLVVGSLPPVRATLGPLVTAIAVIPPIALLPILFIVFGLGETAKVALIVIGVAPFMIRDVAGHIAALPREQVIKALTLGANSWGVMLRVALPQAMPRLIEALRLSLGPAWVFLISAEAIAADIGLGYRIFLVRRYLAMDVILPYVAWIAILAVVMDFALSRGSRRLFGWAHGAAH; encoded by the coding sequence ATGCGCTGGGTGACAGCCCAGCCGGGGCGAGGCCGAGCGATCCTGCTGGGCGCGCTGCCGCTGGTGGTGCTGGCCTTCGCCTACATCATCGCCGCCGCCGCGCGTCATTCCGATAACGCAGCGGACAAGATCCTGCCGCTGCCCGGAGCGATGGCTACGGCAATGGCGGCGCTGATCTTCGAAGCCGATCCGCTGTCTGGCCAATATCTGTTCTGGGCCGATACGCTTGCCAGTCTGACGCGGTTGGGGTTGGGGCTGGGTATAGCGACGTTGTCGGCGCTTTGTGTCGGCCTTGTCGTCGGGTCATTGCCCCCGGTTAGAGCCACGTTAGGCCCGCTTGTCACCGCGATTGCCGTTATCCCGCCCATCGCGTTGCTGCCGATACTGTTCATTGTGTTCGGATTGGGCGAGACGGCCAAAGTGGCGCTGATCGTCATCGGGGTCGCCCCGTTCATGATCCGCGATGTGGCCGGACACATCGCCGCTCTACCGCGCGAGCAGGTGATCAAGGCATTGACTTTGGGAGCGAATTCGTGGGGGGTGATGCTGCGGGTGGCTTTGCCGCAAGCGATGCCGCGGCTGATCGAGGCGCTCCGCCTGTCGCTCGGCCCGGCTTGGGTGTTCCTGATCTCCGCCGAGGCGATCGCCGCCGATATCGGGCTGGGCTACCGCATCTTCCTCGTCCGCCGCTACCTCGCGATGGACGTGATCCTGCCCTACGTCGCATGGATCGCGATCCTTGCCGTGGTGATGGATTTCGCCCTGTCGCGCGGCAGCCGCCGCCTGTTTGGCTGGGCGCATGGGGCCGCGCATTGA
- a CDS encoding aspartate/glutamate racemase family protein, translating to MQRIKVIVPIAMDEAGVANRAQQLPADFVRPGFAPTFEAVRWGAALGDSYHDTLLMDWTVFQAGVTAEDEGYAGVLIDTVSDSGLWPLRSALNIPVVGPGEASFAAAMMLGKKFSVLTMWPQWFPLYEKVLNQHGWEHRCASVRSIDTRPDVTELLEGKEEVVFAKLKAEAMRAIQEDGADVIVLGSTTMHQSATYLQNELPVPVINPGQVAYKQLETLIELGLTHSKKAFPAPEVPKHADIRKGWY from the coding sequence GTGCAGCGTATTAAGGTCATCGTACCGATCGCAATGGACGAAGCAGGCGTCGCGAATCGCGCGCAGCAGCTTCCGGCTGATTTCGTGCGCCCGGGCTTCGCGCCCACATTTGAAGCGGTGCGCTGGGGCGCGGCGCTGGGCGATTCCTATCATGATACGCTGCTGATGGACTGGACGGTGTTTCAGGCCGGTGTGACGGCCGAGGACGAAGGCTATGCCGGGGTGCTGATCGACACGGTCAGCGATAGCGGGCTGTGGCCTTTGCGGTCGGCGCTCAACATTCCCGTGGTCGGCCCCGGCGAGGCGAGCTTTGCCGCCGCCATGATGCTGGGCAAGAAGTTCTCTGTTCTCACCATGTGGCCGCAGTGGTTCCCGCTCTATGAGAAGGTGCTGAACCAGCACGGCTGGGAGCATCGCTGCGCCTCGGTCCGCTCGATCGACACGCGGCCTGACGTCACCGAACTGCTCGAAGGCAAGGAGGAGGTCGTCTTCGCCAAGCTGAAGGCTGAGGCGATGCGCGCAATCCAAGAAGATGGCGCTGACGTGATCGTGCTGGGCTCCACCACCATGCACCAGTCGGCCACCTATCTCCAAAACGAACTGCCGGTGCCGGTGATCAACCCCGGACAGGTCGCTTACAAGCAATTGGAAACGCTGATCGAACTGGGCCTGACCCATTCGAAGAAGGCCTTTCCCGCACCCGAAGTGCCCAAGCACGCCGATATCCGAAAGGGCTGGTACTGA
- a CDS encoding TonB-dependent receptor, whose protein sequence is MNVRLVLASGAALGAIALSSPALAQDAPASEPAAEEEGGIVVTARRQSESLQDVPAAVTVFGAETLAKTGVQRADDFIQLTPGVTIVTGTAEAGDTQINIRGINGARDAESSVALVVDGILKTNTAQLNQNQGTLRQVEILKGPQGALYGRNAAAGAIVLQTLKPGDALEGGMLVRAAQDNTYLANGYISTPIGDTAGLVLSANYSTTDGFFRNSFLGNSKTIDDQEVFGIDGRFVAELGPNTELDVKARYADLRGASINFNASFHLPNFAAVNPAFFEDVNEHPFGFYSNIRPTNDQVTFETSAKVEHEFESTTLTAWVLYSDVDQSLTADSTSADFARFTFPGATPASVAASNACFASTAALTGFPLNQPTFIGNNPVPFIFDPANGSTFGPYSPTTCDGTQFQVRKQEDISGEIRLASNGDGAINWQVGAYYLHIDREVGVSLGADLGRGIIRELYNAPGSDNPTTQLYHDAFKTDVYAAFASIDADVSDRFNVSFAGRYDIEDRQVSSLVPAVFDPITGGPINPGQTVVGGAVQPIAPKSATFKQFQPKISLRYELTDDINLYGNWGVGFKSGGFNNQGSAAIVDSAFNDFIGTNVLIDDQYRKEVSSAFEAGMKGTLLDGAVTFDLAGYYTKVEDMQFFEFFVGGFGLLRVVSNIDEVELYGAELNLSAEILDGWTVFGSANVTESEILENASRPVTVGNKSPYTADYTLNFGTQLDLPVTDSVNFVTRADYRITGPTWFHTLQDDPNPTLFSGLLPGSALALPAFVGDADYSISQRDTFGVMDLRVGVEGDSWSLTAYAENLFNEKYLNEVITAVEFGGSFISPGARQRFGVEFGYKF, encoded by the coding sequence ATGAATGTCCGTTTGGTTCTTGCTTCTGGCGCGGCGCTCGGCGCCATTGCCCTGTCCTCGCCCGCTCTGGCGCAGGACGCCCCCGCCTCTGAACCTGCTGCCGAGGAGGAGGGCGGGATCGTCGTCACCGCTCGCCGCCAGTCGGAATCGCTTCAGGACGTCCCCGCCGCCGTCACCGTGTTCGGCGCGGAAACGCTCGCCAAGACCGGGGTGCAGCGCGCGGATGACTTCATCCAGCTGACGCCGGGCGTCACCATCGTCACCGGCACCGCCGAGGCGGGCGACACCCAGATCAACATTCGCGGCATCAACGGCGCGCGCGACGCGGAAAGCTCGGTCGCGCTGGTGGTCGATGGAATCCTAAAGACCAACACCGCGCAATTGAACCAGAACCAGGGCACCTTGCGCCAGGTCGAAATCCTGAAGGGCCCGCAAGGCGCGCTCTATGGCCGCAACGCGGCGGCGGGCGCGATTGTGCTGCAAACGCTGAAGCCCGGCGACGCGTTGGAAGGCGGGATGCTGGTGCGCGCAGCGCAGGACAACACCTACCTTGCCAATGGCTACATCTCGACCCCGATTGGCGACACGGCCGGGCTGGTGCTCTCGGCCAATTATTCGACCACCGATGGCTTCTTCCGCAACAGCTTCCTCGGCAATTCCAAGACGATCGACGATCAGGAAGTGTTCGGCATCGACGGGCGCTTCGTCGCGGAGCTTGGGCCGAACACCGAACTCGACGTGAAGGCGCGCTATGCCGACCTGCGCGGCGCTTCGATCAACTTCAACGCCAGCTTCCACCTGCCCAACTTCGCGGCGGTGAACCCGGCGTTCTTCGAAGATGTGAACGAACATCCCTTCGGCTTCTATTCGAACATCCGCCCGACCAATGATCAGGTGACCTTCGAAACCTCGGCCAAGGTCGAGCATGAGTTTGAAAGCACCACGCTGACCGCATGGGTGCTTTACAGCGATGTCGACCAGTCGTTGACGGCGGACAGCACCTCGGCTGACTTTGCCCGCTTCACTTTTCCCGGCGCGACCCCGGCATCGGTGGCCGCTTCGAACGCCTGCTTTGCCAGCACGGCGGCGCTGACCGGCTTCCCGCTGAACCAGCCGACCTTTATCGGCAACAACCCGGTGCCGTTCATCTTCGACCCAGCCAATGGATCGACCTTCGGCCCTTACAGCCCGACCACCTGCGACGGCACCCAGTTCCAAGTGCGCAAGCAGGAAGACATCAGCGGCGAAATCCGGCTCGCCTCGAACGGCGACGGGGCGATCAACTGGCAGGTCGGCGCCTATTACCTCCACATCGACCGCGAGGTCGGGGTGAGCCTTGGGGCGGACCTTGGCCGCGGCATCATCCGCGAGCTGTATAACGCGCCGGGATCGGACAACCCGACCACCCAGCTTTACCACGATGCGTTCAAGACCGATGTCTATGCGGCCTTCGCGTCGATCGATGCCGATGTGTCCGATCGCTTCAACGTTAGCTTTGCGGGCCGTTACGATATCGAGGACCGTCAGGTGTCGAGCCTCGTTCCGGCCGTGTTCGATCCGATCACGGGCGGGCCGATCAACCCCGGCCAGACCGTCGTTGGCGGCGCGGTTCAGCCGATTGCGCCGAAATCGGCGACCTTCAAGCAGTTCCAGCCGAAGATCTCGCTGCGGTATGAGCTGACTGACGACATCAACCTCTACGGCAACTGGGGGGTCGGCTTCAAATCAGGCGGGTTCAACAATCAAGGCTCGGCCGCGATCGTCGATTCTGCGTTCAACGATTTCATCGGCACCAACGTTCTGATCGACGACCAGTATCGCAAGGAAGTCTCCAGCGCGTTTGAAGCGGGGATGAAGGGCACGCTGCTGGACGGCGCGGTGACCTTCGATCTGGCGGGCTACTACACCAAGGTCGAAGACATGCAGTTCTTCGAATTCTTCGTCGGCGGCTTCGGCCTGCTGCGCGTCGTATCGAACATCGACGAGGTCGAATTGTACGGCGCCGAGCTCAACCTGTCGGCGGAAATCCTTGATGGCTGGACAGTGTTCGGTTCGGCCAACGTGACCGAAAGCGAAATCCTCGAAAACGCCTCGCGTCCGGTGACGGTGGGCAACAAGTCGCCCTATACCGCCGATTACACCCTGAACTTCGGCACCCAGCTTGATCTGCCGGTTACCGACAGCGTCAACTTTGTTACCCGCGCGGATTACCGCATCACTGGGCCGACGTGGTTCCACACGTTGCAAGATGATCCCAACCCGACATTGTTCAGCGGCCTGCTGCCGGGTTCGGCGCTGGCGCTGCCGGCCTTCGTGGGTGATGCCGATTATTCGATCTCGCAGCGCGATACCTTCGGGGTGATGGACCTGCGCGTTGGGGTAGAAGGCGATAGCTGGTCGTTGACCGCCTATGCCGAAAACCTGTTCAACGAGAAGTATCTGAACGAGGTCATCACCGCGGTCGAATTCGGCGGATCGTTCATCTCGCCGGGTGCGCGTCAGCGCTTCGGGGTGGAGTTCGGCTACAAGTTCTAG
- a CDS encoding nuclear transport factor 2 family protein, translating to MSEWQEGGSGQTALPYPVYVDIVTKRYFDGVDNKHMDKVLDCFTPDAVLTEVTSNTVHQGREAIRAMFVKLFADFESIWHGNFVHIADPETNAICSQFTVLITPNGGEELRYENCNRFYLKDRLFHRVYVYMSGDNLLKEGDV from the coding sequence ATGAGTGAATGGCAAGAGGGTGGGTCGGGCCAGACCGCGCTGCCCTATCCGGTCTATGTCGATATCGTCACCAAGCGGTATTTCGACGGAGTCGATAACAAGCACATGGACAAGGTGCTCGATTGTTTCACGCCGGACGCGGTGCTGACCGAGGTGACCAGCAATACGGTGCACCAGGGCCGCGAGGCGATCCGGGCGATGTTCGTGAAGCTGTTCGCCGATTTCGAGAGCATCTGGCACGGCAATTTCGTCCATATCGCTGACCCTGAGACGAACGCGATCTGCTCGCAGTTCACGGTGCTGATCACCCCCAACGGGGGCGAGGAATTGCGGTATGAAAACTGCAACCGCTTCTACTTGAAGGACCGGCTGTTCCACCGCGTCTATGTCTACATGTCGGGTGACAACCTGCTGAAGGAAGGGGACGTCTGA
- a CDS encoding ATP-binding cassette domain-containing protein yields MMALLSLKNLWVEYGEKVVLERISLDIAEGSFVSIIGPSGAGKSSLLRVVLGQEKPTRGTITLDGAPLPPECGPDRGVVFQRYSVFPHLTVLGNTLLGLEFSASPLTARLFGSARRAAVAEAEGMLESVGLADSRHLYPAQMSGGMQQRLAIAQALIKRPRILLLDEPFGALDPGIRKDMHALITRLWREHGLTIIMVTHDIKEAFSLGTRVLTLDKRRHDPHAPQRYGAAVIYDLELTRKHAVQAAVEVAALADGITIDTVGNN; encoded by the coding sequence TTGATGGCGTTGCTGAGCCTCAAGAACCTGTGGGTCGAGTATGGCGAAAAGGTCGTACTCGAACGGATTTCGCTCGATATTGCCGAGGGATCCTTCGTCTCGATCATCGGGCCATCAGGCGCGGGCAAGAGCAGCCTGCTGCGGGTGGTGCTGGGGCAGGAGAAGCCGACGCGAGGGACGATCACCTTGGACGGCGCACCGCTGCCGCCAGAATGCGGGCCGGATCGCGGGGTGGTGTTTCAGCGTTACTCGGTGTTCCCGCATTTAACTGTGCTGGGTAACACTCTGCTGGGGCTAGAATTTTCCGCCTCACCGTTAACCGCCCGTCTGTTCGGTAGCGCCCGGCGGGCTGCGGTGGCGGAGGCTGAGGGGATGCTGGAATCGGTCGGGCTGGCCGATAGCCGCCACCTCTACCCAGCGCAGATGTCGGGCGGGATGCAGCAGCGCCTCGCCATCGCCCAAGCCCTGATCAAGCGGCCCCGCATCCTGTTGCTGGACGAGCCTTTCGGCGCGCTCGATCCCGGCATTCGCAAGGATATGCACGCGCTCATCACCCGGCTGTGGCGTGAGCATGGGCTGACGATCATCATGGTAACGCACGACATCAAAGAGGCTTTTTCGCTCGGCACACGCGTGCTGACGCTCGACAAGCGCCGCCACGATCCGCACGCCCCGCAGCGCTATGGTGCGGCGGTCATCTATGACCTCGAACTGACCCGCAAGCACGCCGTCCAAGCCGCGGTGGAAGTGGCGGCCTTGGCTGACGGTATTACGATTGACACAGTTGGTAATAATTGA